The Proteiniborus ethanoligenes genomic interval AGTTGCTGAATACATGAAATCATATAATAAAATCAGAATTCATGGTTCCTTAGGATATATTCCTCCATCGGAATTCTATCAAAGAACCCTAGAAGGAACAGCAAAGCCTTTAATAGTCAAACTTTAATGTTTTTCGCTTAAGAGAAGCACACATAAATATTTAGCTGAAATCAAGGGCCTGCGGTAGCAGGGGCGTAGCCTTTACCCTTGATGAGGATAAATATTTATGTATAATAAAAAAAGCGAAAAAGCATTAAAATATAAGGAACTAAGAAAAAGAAAGTATTCGTGAGTTTTTGTCCAATATTAAGGGGTCAATCCGCATCTAAGTATATTTCAGTCAATAAAATAATGCATATATACTATATAAATTCATGTGAAAACACAAAATATGTTGATATTGAAAATTATTTTCAATAAGGTGTTTAAGATTTTTTAATGGAGGTATCAATATAATACAAATTAATAATAAACATAAAAAGGCAAACTTATGGTAACATAAGGGCGCAAAGCAAAGTATCCTAACATTTTAGGACGGTCTAGCTGCTATGTTATATAACATATTATAACATGGCAGTTTTTTGTTTTTGAGACCTAAGTTTTAGGCACATTTTATAATTAATGACATAAAATATTATCCTAATTTGTTGACTATTTATATCCTGTTAACCTTATGAAAGGAGTGAAAAAATATGTTAGTAAAGAGTAAAAAGCTTAACCTGTTATTAGTTTTTGGATTAGTGTTTGCTATGATATTTTCTACATCCATGCCTAGCTTAGCAGACAATGAAGGAAATGTTGGTGAGTTAAGCCCTGTAGAGGGAAATATAATTGAGGAAGAAGCTAGTGAAGAGGGTTTACCAGAAGAAGATACCGTAGGAGAAATTACCGATGAAGAAACCTTACCTGTGGTGGGTAATATAGAAGAAGGTGAAGGTAAAGATGAAGGAGGCTTGCAAGAGGAAGATACTGCTGAAGAAAGTCCCAACGCAGCAAACCTGCCTGAGGGAAATAATGGGGAAGAGGTAACAAACGAAGAAGAGAGCATAACCGAAGAAAACTTACTAGGCCAAAATTCTAATGAAGAGAATATGATTGTGACAAATGCCTTTATGGGAACTGAAGATGAGGAAAGTGTTGAATCCCAAAGCATAACTTCCATTATTTGGGCAGGAAAGCATATTAATGTAGGCTCTGTTGATGTAACAGCCGATATAAGCACCCATGAAGATATGAATAAGTATATAGACATTGCTTTGGCATTCGCATTAACAAATGGATGGAAAGCAACAGAGTATCACATCTATGTGCTCGATACAGAACCAACAAAGGAACCTACACCTGGTCAAGCTCCTTATAAAGGTAGCCTTAATAATGAGACTAATTTTACAGTAACTATTTCTGAGCTTTTAAGCAATTATAGTGAGGGCTCTAATATATATATTACTACTCATTTATCTGTGAATAAGCAGGGTAAGGGTGGTGGCAACGAAACTGCTTATGGTGGCAATATAGTTGACCCTAAGAAAGGCTCTTGGTTTGGATATATAGTGCTTCCAATACCAGAGGAAGATGAAGAGCCAGGAGATGAAGAACCAGGAGACGAAGAACCGGGAGATGAAGAACCNNNNNNNNNNNNNNNNNNNNNNNNNNNNNNNNNNNNNNNNNNNNNNNNNNNNNNNNNNNNNNNNNNNNNNNNNNNNNNNNNNNNNNNNNNNNNNNNNNNNNNNNNNNNNNNNNNNNNNNNNNNNNNNNNNNNNNNNNNNNNNNNNNNNNNNNNNNNNNNNNNNNNNNNNNNNNNNNNNNNNNNNNNNNNNNNNNNNNNNNNNNNNNNNNNNNNNNNNNNNNNNNNNNNNNNNNNNGGAGATGAAGAACCGGGAGATGAAGAACCGGGAGATGAAGAACCGGGAGATGAAGAGCCAGGAGATGAAGAACCTGTTGACGAACAACCAGAAGATGAAATAATAATTATAGAAGATGACGAAATTCCTCTAGGCGAGCCAGAAGTTGTTGAAGAAGTTATTGAGCCTGAAACAATTGAAGAGTCAATAGAAGAAATGATTTTGGAATCAGAAGAATTAGAGGAGGAAATAATTATTTTAGATGACCCTGTTCCACTAGGTGCTCCTGAGACTCTACCACAAACTGGAGAAGGTATTCCATATTTAGCATATATTTTCGGAAGCTTAGTTCTAGCACTAGGAATATTCTTAAAGAAATTTAGATAAACTTATAGTCCACATAAATATCTGGATAGAAATATCCAGATATTTTAAACCTAATTTTCATAAAGGAAGAGATCCAAGATGAAAAAATTATCTAATTTGATTATATTATTAGGCATTTTAATAATACTTTCTCCTTATATTATAAAAAAGTACGAGGATTATAGAAGTCAGCAGATTCTCAAAGCCTTAGAAATGGAAATGATAATTCTAGAAGAAGCAAACTATAGATTAGACGACTTTAACCAGGAGGCCATAGATTCTGACAGTATATATAACTCCCTAAGTACTCATGATAACAGTCCTACAGAAACAAGCACCGAAGTTCAAAGCAATGAAGCTAAGTCTCAAGATAAGGAGAAAACTATTATAAAAATTGAAAAGATAAATTTGAAATTGCCTGTTTTTTCAGGAGTCAATGATAAAAATTTAAAATATGGAGCTGCAAGCTTTAGAGGGGACATTGACCCAGGAAATATAGGAAACTATTCCTTAGCAGGCCATAGAAGCTATACCTATGGCAGAATGTTCAATAGATTAAATGAAATAGAAAAGGGAGATATTATAGAAATAATCCATAATAGCAAAAAATTCGTCTATAAAGTAATGGATACCTTCATAGTAAACCCCCAGGACACATGGGTATTAAATAATGAAGAGGACAAAAAATTAATAACCTTGGTAACCTGCCACCCTATTCGCATAGCTAATCAAAGGCTAATAGTAAAAGGTGAGTTGGTTGAGTAAGGGCAATAAAAAAGGAACTCCTTTATGGTCATAGTCCATTGGCAGGAGTTCCTTGCATTTCTCTGTTAATTTTTACTTAGCATATTCAGGTTTTTTATCCAGCTTGTGGATAGCCTCAACAAATCTAATAGTTCCAGTTTCCATTCTGGCTACCATAGAATGAGTTTTGGCTACATTATTTTGATGATATACTACTCCCTTCAATAGCTCTCCATCTGATATACCTGTAGCTGCAAAAAATACTTCATTTCCCTTTACTAAATCGTCCATTGTAAGTATTTTATTTATATCTCCTATTCCCATATCCATACATCTACGTCTTTCCTCATCGTTCATAGGATATAGCTTACCTTGAAACTCTCCACCCATGCATTTTAATGCAGCCGCTGCTATTACACCCTCTGGAGCTCCACCTATACCTAAGAGTATATCTACTCCAACATGCTCAAAGCAGGTTGCTATTGCTGCTGCAACGTCCCCATCTGTGAAAAGCTTTATTCTGGCACCTGCTTTTCTAACCTTCTCTATTAGTTCAGCATGTCTTGGTCTATCTATTATTGTTACGGTTAAATCTGATATATCCTTATTTAAAGCCTGTGCAACAGCTTTTAGATTTTCCTCTACAGGAGCATCTATATTGATTTTACCTGCTGCTTGTGGACCTACAGCTATTTTATCCATATACATGTCTGGTGCATGAAGTAGGCATCCTCTAGGTGCCATAGCCACTACTGATATAGCATTTGGTAAACCCTTTGCTACTGCAGTAGTTCCATCTACAGGATCTACTGCTACGTCTACCTTTAAGCTGTTATTTATACATCTTCCTAGCTGTTCTCCAATATATAGCATAGGTGCCTCGTCCATTTCTCCTTCACCTATGACTACTACACCATCAATATTTAGGGTATCAAACATTTTTCTCATGCCATCTACTGCGGCTTGATCTGCTGCATTTTTATCACCCCTACCTAAATATCTAGAGCAGGATAGTGCCGCAGCTTCCGTTACTCTCACTATGTTCAAAGCAAGATTTCTGTCCATATATGTTACCTCCTGAGCCTATTATTTATATAAATAGTATATTCCATTCTATATTTATTTGTCAAAGAGTATATCATAAATACTTATTATAAAAGGATATTAGCTAAATATTACTATGCCCTTTTCTCTACAGAGTATTAGCAATAGTCATTACTCTATCTTTTATTTTCTTAAACTCATTTGACAAGCTTCTATAATCTTGTGTTAGTAATGCTTTATCCTTTACTATAATCTTGCCGTCAACAATTACTGTAGAAACATTGCTTGAATTAGCTGAATATACCAAAACTGAATAATAGTCATAGATTGGCTGCATATTAATTGATTCTGTCTCTACTAGGACTAAATCTGCTTTCTTACCAATTTCTATTGAGCCTATTTTCTTATCTAGGTTTAAGGCTCTAGCTCCACCTATTGTAGCCATTTCTAATATCTGGTCCGCTGAAAAAATCGTTCTATCATTGTTCACTAGTTTGTGGATTTTTGCAACTAGTCCCATTTGGGTGAACATATCTAGTGTGTTGCCACTCATAGGACCATCGGTTCCCAAGCCAAGCTTTAAGCCCATATTATACATTTTATAAGCTGGAGCAACACCATGTGCTCCCTTAGCATTTGCGCCTATGTTGTGAGAAATACCTACTTCTCTCTTTTTTAATATTTCTAAGTCTTCATCATTAACCTTTATTAGATGTGCTCCCAGCATTCTACTATTTAATACACCTATACTATCTAAATATTGAACAGGAGTTAAGTTGTACTCATTCATATATTTTTCGCTTTCATAATCCATTTCGGCTATATGCATTATTATAGGCACATCTTTTTCTTCAGCAAGATAAAAGGCTTTCTGTAAATGCAAAGTATCACTACTATATGGTGCATGAGGAGCAACTGCTGGAATAATTAAATTATCATCCTTCCATTTATCAATAAACCAATTGCAGTATTCTAAGCCCTCATAGGGTTTTTTTGCATCAGGAGCTATAAAATCAACTATAGTCTCCCCAAGTATACCTCTTAAACCAATTTCTTTAGTTGATTTTGCAACTTCATCTTCAAAATAGTACATGTCTGCAAAGGTAGTTACTCCTGCTAAAGCCATCTCACAAATACCGTATTTTGACCCAAGAGCTACTATCTCTTTGTCTACAAGCATTTTTTCCAAAGGAAATAAATATCTCTTTAATCTATTGGGAACATCATCTCCTAAGCTTCTAAAGGCTATCATAGAACAATGTGTATGTGCATTTATAAATCCAGGTATTAATATGCCTTCTTTCCCATCTATAACTTCATGGTTAGGATAATTTTTTATTATACTTTCCTCTCCAATATCTATAATAATGTCATCATCAAAGACAACTACACCATTTTCTATTATGTCCTTGTTAGAATTCATAGTTAGTACGGTTACGTTTTTTATCAACATGTTTTTCTATCCTCCTTTGATTAGTTGTTAGTTGTTAGGACTGACAGGGTCGTCAGTCCCTAGGGTAGTTCTGAACATAGTGAATAATCTTTCTTTTTATTGAAATAAGCACCTAGAACAACCTAGGTGCTTACCTTAATATTAGTTTCCACTACTAATTTCTTTATTCCATCTATCAATCCATTCTTTATTTACACTATGGATATATTTCCAATCAGCTAGTATTAGTTTGTTAATAACATCTGCACCATAAGTCAATCCACTAGCTTCCTCTTCTGTCAGAACTACGTTTTTATTTGCTGGTGAGTCTACCTTATCAATAGCATTAGCTTTTTGAACTTCTTCGCTTAAAATCCAGTCTATAAACTTTTCTGCTAATTCTTTATTTTTAGTACCCTTAACTATATTGATTGTATTTACTATAGCGTAAGCGCCTTCTTTAGGATCTACCCATTTTGCTGTAGGAACAGCATCTTTAACTTGCCCAAAAGAAAAGTCTTGCCCAGCAACAGCAGATACTTCCCCTTGACTAAACATATTTACAACCTCAGATGATTTAGAATAGATTTTAACTAGGTTATTATCTAGGTCTTTAATTTTATTAAAAATAGCATCAATATCAGTCTTAACATCTAGATTTTCTATTTGTCCTACAATAAATGGCATAAAAGGACCAGCTGTTGTTGTAATATCAGGGATTATTACTTGCTTTGCTAAAGAACTGTCCCAAAGGTCTGCCCAAGATTCTATTGGCTTACTTACTTTAGCTTCATCATACATAATGCCATATCTTCCTACAGTATATGCAGGACCATACTCTTCACCAAATGGTGCCTTTGCAACATCATATAGGTTTTGGATGTTTGGTATATTGGAACGATCAATTTTTTCGAATAAGCCTTCTTCTATAGCTTGAATTGCAAATCCTTCTGCTAATTGAATAATATCTACATTACTGCTTCCTAGTCTTATTTTGTTAAGTCTATCAGCATTGTTACCTACTTCTAATACAATCTTTACATTGTTAGCTTTTTCAAATGGCTCATAAATGTTTTTTCTTAATAAGTCTTCATTAAATCCCCAAGTTGAAATAACTAATTCTGTAGGAGCACCTGTATTACCTGATTCGGTGTTGCTTCCTGTATTCTCTCCTGGGTTGTTACCACCCTTATTATCCCCTGCTGGTGAACATGCCACCATAAACATTGACAATACAAGAACTAAAACTAATAATAAGCTTATCTTCTTCATTTGAAATCCTCCTTTTTTTAATTACTTAACTAAAATAATTTTGTCCTTTGGAAAGTGTATGCTTACCCTTTCACCCACTTCAAAAATTTTTAGGGCTTCATGGTTTACAATAAAGTTTCCAAGCTCTGTTTCTATCTCATATTGATAATCTCTTCCTAAAAAAGTTCTCACCAATATTTGACCGTTTATCATATTGCTCTCTTTTTCTTCCTTTGAACTGCTTATCTTTAAATCGTCTGGCCTTATTGCACCTTTTGAAGGTTGGATATCTTTATATATATCTAAATTGTCCACAATAAAACTAGAGCCATTGTCTGCTTCTAACTCTAAAACATTTTCATTTTTAGAAACCATTTTTAAATCTATGAAGTTTTCAAACCCTACAAATCTAGCAACAAATTCACTAGTTGGATATTTATAAATTTTTGAAGGCTCATCCATTTGCTCAATAATGCCCTCATTCATAATAGCTACCTTATCTGAAATAGAAAAGCACTCTTCTTGGTCATGAGTTACATATACAGTTGTTATACCTAGTTCCTGTTGTATTTTTCTTATTTCTACTCTCATCTTAACTCTTAATTTTGCATCTAGGTTACTTAAAGGCTCATCTAGCAACAATAAGTCTGGCTTAATAACCAAAGCTCTTGCTAGGGCAACTCTCTGTCT includes:
- a CDS encoding class D sortase gives rise to the protein MKKLSNLIILLGILIILSPYIIKKYEDYRSQQILKALEMEMIILEEANYRLDDFNQEAIDSDSIYNSLSTHDNSPTETSTEVQSNEAKSQDKEKTIIKIEKINLKLPVFSGVNDKNLKYGAASFRGDIDPGNIGNYSLAGHRSYTYGRMFNRLNEIEKGDIIEIIHNSKKFVYKVMDTFIVNPQDTWVLNNEEDKKLITLVTCHPIRIANQRLIVKGELVE
- a CDS encoding ABC transporter substrate-binding protein, whose amino-acid sequence is MKKISLLLVLVLVLSMFMVACSPAGDNKGGNNPGENTGSNTESGNTGAPTELVISTWGFNEDLLRKNIYEPFEKANNVKIVLEVGNNADRLNKIRLGSSNVDIIQLAEGFAIQAIEEGLFEKIDRSNIPNIQNLYDVAKAPFGEEYGPAYTVGRYGIMYDEAKVSKPIESWADLWDSSLAKQVIIPDITTTAGPFMPFIVGQIENLDVKTDIDAIFNKIKDLDNNLVKIYSKSSEVVNMFSQGEVSAVAGQDFSFGQVKDAVPTAKWVDPKEGAYAIVNTINIVKGTKNKELAEKFIDWILSEEVQKANAIDKVDSPANKNVVLTEEEASGLTYGADVINKLILADWKYIHSVNKEWIDRWNKEISSGN
- a CDS encoding amidohydrolase; translation: MLIKNVTVLTMNSNKDIIENGVVVFDDDIIIDIGEESIIKNYPNHEVIDGKEGILIPGFINAHTHCSMIAFRSLGDDVPNRLKRYLFPLEKMLVDKEIVALGSKYGICEMALAGVTTFADMYYFEDEVAKSTKEIGLRGILGETIVDFIAPDAKKPYEGLEYCNWFIDKWKDDNLIIPAVAPHAPYSSDTLHLQKAFYLAEEKDVPIIMHIAEMDYESEKYMNEYNLTPVQYLDSIGVLNSRMLGAHLIKVNDEDLEILKKREVGISHNIGANAKGAHGVAPAYKMYNMGLKLGLGTDGPMSGNTLDMFTQMGLVAKIHKLVNNDRTIFSADQILEMATIGGARALNLDKKIGSIEIGKKADLVLVETESINMQPIYDYYSVLVYSANSSNVSTVIVDGKIIVKDKALLTQDYRSLSNEFKKIKDRVMTIANTL
- the glpX gene encoding class II fructose-bisphosphatase, whose amino-acid sequence is MDRNLALNIVRVTEAAALSCSRYLGRGDKNAADQAAVDGMRKMFDTLNIDGVVVIGEGEMDEAPMLYIGEQLGRCINNSLKVDVAVDPVDGTTAVAKGLPNAISVVAMAPRGCLLHAPDMYMDKIAVGPQAAGKINIDAPVEENLKAVAQALNKDISDLTVTIIDRPRHAELIEKVRKAGARIKLFTDGDVAAAIATCFEHVGVDILLGIGGAPEGVIAAAALKCMGGEFQGKLYPMNDEERRRCMDMGIGDINKILTMDDLVKGNEVFFAATGISDGELLKGVVYHQNNVAKTHSMVARMETGTIRFVEAIHKLDKKPEYAK
- a CDS encoding ABC transporter ATP-binding protein, with protein sequence MSLINLEKVTVAYGNNVILKDLDLNVEKGELVSLLGPSGCGKTTTLRLIAGFLDSQKGRFLFDGKDYSNIPVHKRNFGLVFQSYALFPHLNVFDNVAFGLGLRKVDKAETKKRVMEILKTVDLLGFEERFPAELSGGQRQRVALARALVIKPDLLLLDEPLSNLDAKLRVKMRVEIRKIQQELGITTVYVTHDQEECFSISDKVAIMNEGIIEQMDEPSKIYKYPTSEFVARFVGFENFIDLKMVSKNENVLELEADNGSSFIVDNLDIYKDIQPSKGAIRPDDLKISSSKEEKESNMINGQILVRTFLGRDYQYEIETELGNFIVNHEALKIFEVGERVSIHFPKDKIILVK
- a CDS encoding LPXTG cell wall anchor domain-containing protein, translating into GDEEPGDEEPGDEEPGDEEPGDEEPVDEQPEDEIIIIEDDEIPLGEPEVVEEVIEPETIEESIEEMILESEELEEEIIILDDPVPLGAPETLPQTGEGIPYLAYIFGSLVLALGIFLKKFR